A region from the Triticum aestivum cultivar Chinese Spring chromosome 3D, IWGSC CS RefSeq v2.1, whole genome shotgun sequence genome encodes:
- the LOC123073681 gene encoding non-specific lipid-transfer protein 2P-like — protein sequence MAVRKDMAVVAAMMVLGLVALGSTASAAAAPCNAGLLAACASPVMTGSKPSAACCSNLRAQQGCFCQFAKNPIYGRYIQSPYTRQTVSTCGIALPHC from the coding sequence ATGGCGGTGAGGAAGGACATGGCCGTGGTGGCGGCTATGATGGTGCTGGGGCTGGTGGCTCTGGGAAGCACAGCGAGCGCGGCCGCGGCGCCGTGCAACGCGGGGCTGCTGGCTGCGTGCGCGTCGCCGGTCATGACGGGGTCCAAGCCGAGCGCCGCGTGCTGCTCCAACCTGCGCGCCCAGCAGGGCTGCTTCTGCCAGTTCGCCAAGAACCCCATCTACGGCCGCTACATCCAAAGCCCTTACACCCGCCAGACCGTCTCAACCTGCGGCATCGCCCTGCCACACTGCTAG
- the LOC123073682 gene encoding protein GID8 homolog: protein MATSKKVVTREEWEGKLRDVKIRKEDMNRLVMNFLVTEGFVDAADRFRVESGTQPEIDLATITDRMEVKKAVQSGNVQEAIEKINDLDPTILDTNPEIYFHLQQQKLIELIRVGKIHEALEFAQEELAPRGEENLAFLEEIEKTVALLVFEDVKNCPYGELLDVSQRLKTASEVNAAILTSQSHEKDPKLPSLLKMLIWAQNQLSEKAAYPRINNLSTADLEDPAI, encoded by the exons ATGGCGACCTCGAAGAAGGTGGTGACGCGCGAGGAGTGGGAGGGGAAGCTGCGCGACGTCAAGATCCGCAAGGAGGACATGAACCGCCTCGTCATGAACTTCCTCGTCACCGAGGGCTTCGTCGACGCCGCCGACCGCTTCCGCGTCGAGTCCGGCACCCAAC CGGAGATTGACCTGGCGACCATCACGGACCGGATGGAGGTGAAGAAGGCGGTTCAGTCGGGGAACGTCCAGGAGGCTATCGAGAAGATCAACGATCTCGACCCCACG ATTCTGGATACGAATCCCGAAATATACTTCCATCTGCAGCAACAAAAGCTGATAGAGTTGATTCGTGTGGGGAAAATACATGAAGCTTTGGAGTTTGCTCAAGAAGAACTTGCACCAAGAGGCGAAGAAAAT CTAGCCTTTCTCGAGGAAATAGAGAAAACAGTAGCACTCTTGGTTTTTGAAGATGTAAAGAACTGCCCATACGGGGAACTATTGGATGTTTCTCAACGTTTGAAGACAGCAAGTGAAGTTAACGCCGCCATCCTTACAAGCCAAAGCCATGAGAAAG ATCCAAAACTCCCTAgcctgttgaagatgttgatttgGGCTCAAAACCAGCTGAGCGAAAAGGCAGCGTATCCACGAATCAATAACCTGTCCACTGCTGACCTAGAAGATCCAGCTATatga